One genomic segment of Burkholderia pyrrocinia includes these proteins:
- a CDS encoding SPOR domain-containing protein — MAQPRRTSKQSKQAGGTFLGIVLGLIVGLAIAVVVALYITRSPSPFVSKVAPPPADNGASQPQQFDPNRALQGKTPGQPVPQAAQPAPPNTAPGQAANQTQGGLLPEPQIVEVPPSANGSSGSNNTGSSNNTTASNNTSSGNGVAVAPKPADTTPPKKTQPPPQQQAGEDDLARFAAQKQAQQAAAQKQQQQQLAANTPKPTSSATAAAAAKPPTASDANTGYFLQVGAYKTESDAEQQRARLGFQGFESKVSKRDVSGVTYFRVRVGPFSKFEDMNSARQRLSDAGVDTAVIRFTKQ, encoded by the coding sequence ATGGCACAACCACGCCGAACTTCGAAGCAATCGAAACAAGCCGGAGGAACATTTCTTGGAATCGTGCTGGGCCTGATCGTCGGCCTCGCGATCGCCGTGGTGGTGGCGCTCTACATCACGCGTTCGCCGTCGCCGTTCGTGTCGAAGGTCGCACCGCCGCCGGCCGACAACGGCGCGAGCCAGCCGCAGCAGTTCGACCCGAACCGCGCGCTGCAGGGCAAGACGCCCGGCCAGCCGGTGCCGCAGGCCGCGCAGCCCGCGCCGCCCAACACCGCACCCGGCCAGGCCGCGAACCAGACCCAGGGCGGCCTGCTGCCCGAGCCGCAGATCGTCGAAGTGCCGCCGTCGGCCAACGGGTCGAGCGGCTCGAACAACACCGGCAGTTCGAACAACACGACCGCGTCGAACAATACGTCGTCGGGTAACGGCGTCGCCGTCGCGCCGAAGCCGGCCGACACCACGCCGCCGAAGAAGACGCAGCCGCCGCCGCAGCAGCAGGCGGGCGAGGACGATCTCGCGCGCTTCGCCGCGCAGAAGCAGGCACAGCAAGCCGCCGCGCAAAAGCAGCAGCAACAGCAACTGGCCGCGAACACGCCGAAACCGACGTCGTCGGCCACCGCCGCCGCGGCAGCGAAGCCGCCGACCGCGAGCGACGCGAATACCGGCTACTTCCTGCAGGTCGGCGCGTACAAGACGGAAAGTGACGCCGAGCAGCAGCGCGCGCGCCTCGGCTTCCAGGGCTTCGAGTCGAAGGTGTCGAAGCGCGATGTCAGCGGCGTGACCTATTTCCGCGTGCGCGTCGGCCCGTTCTCGAAGTTCGAGGATATGAACTCGGCCCGTCAGCGCTTGTCCGATGCAGGTGTCGACACGGCGGTGATCCGCTTCACGAAGCAGTAA
- the metH gene encoding methionine synthase: MTDHMMRLAGLEPFNVTPGTLFINVGERTNVTGSKAFARMILNGQFDEALAVARQQVENGAQVIDINMDEAMLDSKAAMMRFLNLIASEPDIARVPIMIDSSKWEVIEAGLKCVQGKAIVNSISLKEGEEAFRHHANLIRRYGAAAVVMAFDETGQADTFERKTEICKRSYDFLVNEVGFPPEDIIFDPNIFAVATGIEEHNNYAVDFIEATRWIKQNLPYAKVSGGVSNVSFSFRGNDPVREAIHTVFLYHAIQAGMDMGIVNAGQLGVYAELDAELRERVEDVILNRRADSTDRLLEIADKFKAGGAKKEENLEWRNQPVEKRLSHALVHGITTFIVEDTEEVRAKIDAAGGRPINVIEGPLMDGMNIVGDLFGQGKMFLPQVVKSARVMKQAVAHLIPFIEEEKRLLAEAGGDVRAKGKIVIATVKGDVHDIGKNIVSVVLQCNNFEVVNMGVMVPCNEILAKAKVEGADIIGLSGLITPSLEEMAYVASEMQRDDYFRVKKIPLLIGGATTSRVHTAVKIAPHYEGPVVYVPDASRSVSVASSLLSDEGATKYLDELKSDYERIRDQHANRKAQPMVTLAEARANRTKIDWAGYTPVKPKFIGRRVFKNYDLNELANYIDWGPFFQTWDLAGPYPAILNDEIVGESARRVFSDAKSMLARLIQGRWLTANGVIALLPANTVNGDDIEIYSDESRSEVLLTWRNLRQQSVRPVVDGVMRPNRSLADFIAPKESGVADYIGMFAVTAGLGVDVKEKQFEADHDDYSAIMLKALADRFAEAFAEAMHARVRRELWGYASGETLDNDALIAEKYAGIRPAPGYPACPDHLVKRDMFDVLHADEIGMSVTDSMAMLPAASVSGFYLAHPDSRYFSVGKIGQDQLEDYAQRMALSLDDARRALAPQL, encoded by the coding sequence ATGACCGATCACATGATGCGCCTTGCCGGCCTCGAGCCGTTCAACGTCACGCCCGGGACGCTCTTCATCAACGTCGGCGAACGCACCAACGTCACCGGCTCGAAGGCGTTCGCGCGGATGATCCTCAACGGCCAGTTCGACGAGGCGCTCGCCGTCGCGCGCCAGCAGGTCGAGAACGGCGCGCAGGTGATCGACATCAACATGGACGAGGCGATGCTCGATTCGAAGGCGGCGATGATGCGCTTCCTGAATTTGATCGCGTCGGAGCCGGACATCGCGCGCGTACCGATCATGATCGACTCGTCGAAGTGGGAGGTGATCGAGGCCGGCCTCAAGTGCGTGCAGGGCAAGGCGATCGTGAACTCGATCTCGCTGAAGGAAGGCGAGGAAGCGTTCCGCCACCACGCGAACCTGATCCGCCGCTACGGCGCGGCAGCCGTCGTGATGGCATTCGACGAGACGGGCCAGGCCGATACGTTCGAGCGCAAGACCGAGATCTGCAAGCGCTCGTACGACTTCCTCGTGAACGAAGTCGGCTTCCCGCCGGAAGACATCATCTTCGATCCGAACATCTTCGCGGTCGCGACCGGCATCGAGGAGCACAACAACTACGCGGTCGACTTCATCGAGGCGACCCGCTGGATCAAGCAGAACCTGCCGTACGCGAAGGTGAGCGGCGGCGTGTCGAACGTGTCGTTCTCGTTCCGCGGCAACGACCCGGTGCGCGAGGCGATCCACACCGTGTTCCTGTACCACGCGATCCAGGCCGGGATGGACATGGGCATCGTGAATGCCGGCCAGCTCGGCGTGTACGCCGAGCTCGACGCCGAGCTGCGCGAGCGCGTCGAGGACGTGATCCTGAACCGCCGCGCGGATTCGACCGACCGGCTCCTCGAAATCGCCGACAAGTTCAAGGCGGGGGGCGCGAAGAAGGAAGAGAACCTCGAGTGGCGCAACCAGCCGGTCGAGAAGCGGCTCTCGCATGCGCTCGTGCACGGCATCACGACCTTCATCGTCGAGGATACCGAAGAAGTGCGCGCGAAGATCGACGCGGCCGGCGGCCGTCCGATCAACGTGATCGAAGGCCCGCTGATGGACGGGATGAACATCGTCGGCGACCTGTTCGGCCAGGGCAAGATGTTCCTGCCGCAGGTCGTGAAATCGGCGCGCGTGATGAAGCAGGCCGTCGCGCACCTGATCCCGTTCATCGAGGAGGAAAAGCGGCTGCTCGCGGAAGCGGGCGGCGACGTGCGCGCCAAGGGCAAGATCGTCATCGCGACCGTGAAGGGCGACGTGCACGACATCGGCAAGAACATCGTGTCGGTCGTGCTCCAGTGCAACAACTTCGAAGTGGTCAACATGGGCGTGATGGTCCCGTGCAACGAGATCCTCGCGAAGGCGAAGGTCGAGGGCGCGGACATCATCGGGCTGTCGGGCCTCATCACGCCGAGCCTCGAGGAAATGGCGTACGTCGCGTCCGAAATGCAGCGCGACGACTACTTCCGCGTGAAGAAGATCCCGCTCCTGATCGGCGGTGCGACGACGTCGCGCGTGCACACGGCCGTGAAGATCGCGCCGCACTACGAGGGCCCGGTCGTCTATGTACCCGACGCGTCGCGCTCGGTGTCGGTCGCGTCGAGCCTGCTGTCCGACGAAGGCGCGACAAAGTACCTCGACGAACTGAAGTCCGATTACGAACGCATCCGCGACCAGCACGCGAACCGCAAGGCGCAGCCGATGGTCACGCTCGCCGAAGCGCGTGCGAACAGGACGAAGATCGACTGGGCCGGCTACACGCCGGTGAAACCGAAGTTCATCGGCCGCCGCGTGTTCAAGAACTACGACCTGAACGAGCTTGCGAACTACATCGACTGGGGCCCGTTCTTCCAGACGTGGGACCTCGCGGGCCCGTACCCGGCGATCCTGAACGACGAGATCGTCGGCGAATCGGCGCGGCGCGTGTTCTCCGACGCGAAATCGATGCTCGCGCGCCTGATCCAGGGCCGCTGGCTGACCGCGAACGGCGTGATCGCGCTGTTGCCGGCGAACACGGTCAACGGCGACGACATCGAGATCTACAGCGACGAGTCGCGCTCGGAAGTGCTGCTCACGTGGCGCAACCTGCGTCAGCAGAGCGTGCGCCCGGTGGTCGACGGCGTGATGCGGCCGAACCGCTCGCTCGCCGACTTCATCGCGCCGAAGGAATCGGGCGTCGCCGACTACATCGGGATGTTCGCGGTGACGGCCGGCCTCGGCGTCGACGTGAAGGAAAAGCAGTTCGAAGCCGACCACGACGACTACAGCGCGATCATGCTGAAGGCGCTCGCCGACCGTTTCGCGGAAGCGTTCGCGGAGGCGATGCATGCACGCGTACGACGCGAGCTGTGGGGTTACGCGAGCGGCGAGACGCTCGACAACGACGCGCTGATCGCCGAAAAGTACGCGGGCATCCGCCCGGCGCCCGGCTACCCGGCCTGCCCCGACCACCTCGTGAAGCGCGACATGTTCGACGTGCTGCATGCGGACGAGATCGGCATGAGCGTGACCGACTCGATGGCGATGCTGCCGGCTGCGAGCGTGTCGGGCTTCTACCTCGCGCATCCGGACAGCCGCTATTTCTCGGTCGGCAAAATCGGACAGGATCAGCTCGAGGACTACGCGCAGCGCATGGCGCTGTCGCTCGACGACGCGCGCCGCGCGCTCGCGCCGCAGCTCTGA
- a CDS encoding ABC transporter substrate-binding protein codes for MHVKLLAAAAVAAALAAPGLAAAKPLTVCTESSPDGFDVVQYNSLVTTNASADVIFNTLVSYDEAAKKVVPALADKWDASADGLTYTFHLRPNVAFQTTDYFKPGRALDADDVVFTFARMLDDSNPWHKVAGASGFPHAQSMGLVKLVKSVTKVDDSTVKFVLNEPNATFVPILTMGFASIYSAEYADQLLKAGKQADLNAKPVGTGPFVLKSYTKDALIRYDVNPTYWGTKPKVDRLIYAITPDPSVRLQKVKAGECQIALSPKPQDVLAAKGESALKVVQTPAFMTAFVALNTQKKPLDNDKVREALNLAFDRATYLKVVFDNTATAANNPYPPNTWSYAKDVAPYAYDPAKAKQLLAQAGFPNGFSTTIWTRPTGSVLNPNPKVGAELLQADLAKIGVKADVKVIEWGELIKQAKLGQHDMLFMGWAGDNGDPDNYLSPLFSCNAVKSGINFARFCDAQLDKLIADGKSTADQAKRAKLYEAAQKIIHDQALWIPLGYPTAAALTRTNVSGYRVSPFGRQNFATVAVQ; via the coding sequence ATGCACGTCAAGCTGCTCGCCGCGGCCGCGGTCGCCGCCGCACTCGCCGCCCCCGGCCTCGCCGCCGCCAAGCCGCTCACCGTCTGCACGGAATCGAGCCCGGACGGTTTCGACGTCGTGCAGTACAACTCGCTCGTCACGACCAACGCGTCGGCCGACGTGATCTTCAACACGCTCGTGTCGTACGACGAAGCCGCGAAAAAGGTCGTGCCCGCGCTCGCCGACAAATGGGATGCGAGCGCCGACGGCCTCACCTACACGTTCCACCTGCGCCCGAACGTCGCATTCCAGACCACCGACTATTTCAAGCCGGGCCGCGCGCTCGACGCGGACGACGTCGTGTTCACGTTCGCGCGGATGCTCGACGATTCGAACCCGTGGCACAAGGTGGCCGGCGCGAGCGGCTTCCCGCACGCGCAGTCGATGGGCCTCGTGAAGCTCGTGAAGTCGGTCACGAAGGTCGACGACAGCACGGTGAAGTTCGTGCTGAACGAGCCGAACGCGACCTTCGTGCCGATCCTGACGATGGGCTTCGCGTCGATCTACTCGGCCGAATACGCGGACCAGTTGCTGAAGGCCGGCAAGCAGGCCGACCTGAATGCGAAGCCGGTCGGCACGGGCCCGTTCGTGCTGAAGAGCTATACGAAGGACGCGCTGATCCGCTACGACGTGAACCCGACGTACTGGGGCACGAAGCCGAAGGTCGACCGGCTGATCTACGCGATCACGCCCGACCCGTCGGTGCGCCTGCAGAAGGTGAAGGCAGGCGAATGCCAGATCGCGCTGTCGCCGAAGCCGCAGGACGTGCTCGCCGCGAAGGGCGAAAGCGCGCTGAAGGTCGTGCAGACGCCCGCGTTCATGACCGCGTTCGTCGCGCTGAACACGCAGAAGAAGCCGCTCGACAACGACAAGGTGCGCGAGGCGCTGAACCTCGCGTTCGACCGCGCGACCTACCTGAAGGTCGTGTTCGACAACACCGCGACGGCCGCGAACAACCCGTACCCGCCGAACACGTGGAGCTACGCGAAGGATGTCGCGCCGTATGCGTACGATCCCGCGAAGGCGAAGCAGTTGCTCGCGCAGGCCGGCTTCCCGAACGGCTTTTCGACGACGATCTGGACGCGCCCGACCGGCAGCGTGCTGAACCCGAACCCGAAGGTCGGCGCGGAGTTGCTGCAGGCCGACCTCGCGAAGATCGGCGTGAAAGCCGACGTGAAGGTGATCGAATGGGGCGAGCTGATCAAGCAGGCGAAGCTCGGCCAGCATGACATGCTGTTCATGGGCTGGGCAGGCGACAACGGCGATCCGGACAACTACCTGTCGCCGCTGTTCAGTTGCAACGCGGTGAAGTCGGGCATCAACTTCGCGCGCTTCTGCGACGCGCAGCTCGACAAGCTGATCGCCGACGGCAAGTCGACCGCCGATCAGGCCAAGCGCGCGAAGCTGTATGAAGCCGCGCAGAAGATCATCCACGACCAGGCGCTGTGGATCCCGCTCGGCTACCCGACCGCGGCGGCGCTCACGCGCACGAACGTGAGCGGTTATCGCGTGAGTCCGTTCGGACGACAGAACTTCGCGACGGTCGCCGTGCAGTAA
- a CDS encoding DUF1840 domain-containing protein, which translates to MITFKSKAAQDLDVLKDFAVYVLGLVGKQLGERGVITHDELDHAIAKLEGAVAQAKQERAEHAGHFHEDEADHAHHEVPPSLAQRVAPFLTMLREAKAGEADVHWGF; encoded by the coding sequence ATGATTACGTTCAAGAGCAAGGCGGCACAGGATCTCGACGTGCTGAAGGATTTCGCCGTGTATGTGCTGGGCCTCGTCGGCAAGCAACTCGGCGAGCGCGGTGTGATTACGCACGACGAACTGGACCACGCGATCGCGAAGCTGGAAGGCGCGGTCGCGCAGGCGAAGCAGGAGCGCGCCGAGCACGCCGGCCATTTCCACGAGGACGAAGCCGACCACGCGCACCACGAAGTGCCGCCGAGCCTGGCCCAGCGCGTCGCGCCGTTCCTCACGATGCTGCGCGAGGCGAAAGCCGGCGAAGCCGACGTGCACTGGGGCTTCTGA
- a CDS encoding SDR family oxidoreductase has protein sequence MTTPLKVFITGASSGLGLAMAEEYARQGATLALVARRTDALDAFARRFPKLTISVYSADVRDADALATAAASFIATHGCPDVVIANAGISQGAVTGQGDLATFRDVMDINYYGMVATFEPFVGPMTAARHGTLVGVASVAGVRGLPGSGAYSASKSAAIKYLESLRVELRAAGVGVVTIAPGYIRTPMTAHNPYRMPFLMDADRFAARAARAIAKQHAFRVIPWQMGVVAKVLHVLPRWLYDRLFEKAPRKPKAGAH, from the coding sequence ATGACTACTCCGCTGAAGGTCTTCATCACCGGCGCGTCGAGCGGCCTCGGCCTCGCGATGGCCGAGGAATACGCCCGCCAGGGCGCCACGCTCGCGCTGGTCGCGCGACGCACCGATGCGCTCGATGCGTTCGCGCGGCGTTTCCCCAAGCTGACCATCTCCGTCTATTCCGCCGACGTGCGCGATGCCGACGCGCTCGCGACGGCCGCCGCGTCGTTCATCGCGACGCACGGCTGTCCCGACGTCGTGATCGCGAACGCGGGCATCAGCCAGGGCGCCGTCACGGGCCAGGGCGATCTCGCGACGTTCCGCGACGTGATGGACATCAACTACTACGGGATGGTCGCGACGTTCGAGCCGTTCGTCGGCCCGATGACGGCAGCACGCCACGGCACGCTGGTCGGCGTCGCGAGCGTCGCCGGCGTGCGCGGCCTGCCCGGCTCCGGCGCGTACAGCGCGTCGAAATCGGCCGCGATCAAGTATCTCGAATCGCTGCGCGTCGAGCTGCGCGCGGCCGGCGTCGGCGTCGTGACAATCGCGCCCGGCTACATCCGTACGCCGATGACCGCGCACAACCCGTACCGGATGCCGTTCCTGATGGACGCCGACCGCTTCGCCGCACGCGCGGCGCGCGCGATCGCAAAGCAGCACGCGTTCCGCGTGATTCCGTGGCAGATGGGCGTCGTCGCGAAGGTGCTGCACGTGCTGCCGCGCTGGCTGTACGATCGACTGTTCGAGAAGGCGCCGCGCAAGCCGAAGGCCGGCGCGCACTGA
- the argS gene encoding arginine--tRNA ligase, producing the protein MLPAHKQTLEALLADSVKQVAHALKGADAAFVAPAITLERPKVAAHGDVACNVAMQLAKPLGANPRQLAEQIVAALTAQPAAQGLVEAAEIAGPGFINLRLSAAAKQAVIAAVFDQGRAFGTSDREKGKQVLLEFVSANPTGPLHVGHGRQAALGDVLANVIASQGYAVHREFYYNDAGVQIGNLAISTQARARGLKPGDAGWPEAAYNGEYIADIARDYLNGETVAASDGEPVKGSGDVEDLDAIRKFAVTYLRREQDMDLQAFGVKFDQYYLESSLYSEGRVEQTVDALIKAGMTYEQDGALWLRTTDEGDDKDRVMRKSDGTYTYFVPDVAYHVAKWERGFTKVINIQGSDHHGTIARVRAGLQGLHVGIPKGYPDYVLHKMVTVMRDGQEVKISKRAGSYVTVRDLIEWSGGAAAGQEAAPDLIDEATITRGRDAVRFFLISRKADTEFVFDIDLALKQSDENPVYYVQYAHARICSVLNELKLRYNVDAAQLPGADLSQLTSAQAASLMQKLAEYPDMLTHAANELAPHAVAFYLRDLAGEFHSFYNAERVLVDDEAPRNARAALLAATRQVLENGLAVLGVSAPAKM; encoded by the coding sequence ATGCTGCCAGCACACAAACAGACCCTCGAAGCCCTGCTCGCGGATAGCGTCAAGCAGGTCGCACACGCGCTGAAAGGCGCCGACGCGGCGTTCGTCGCCCCCGCCATCACGCTGGAGCGCCCGAAGGTCGCCGCGCACGGCGACGTCGCGTGCAACGTCGCGATGCAGCTCGCCAAGCCGCTCGGCGCGAACCCGCGCCAGCTCGCCGAGCAGATCGTCGCCGCGCTCACCGCGCAGCCGGCCGCGCAAGGGCTCGTCGAAGCCGCCGAGATCGCCGGCCCCGGCTTCATCAACCTGCGCCTGTCGGCCGCCGCGAAGCAGGCGGTGATCGCCGCCGTGTTCGACCAGGGCCGCGCGTTCGGCACGTCGGATCGCGAGAAAGGCAAGCAGGTGCTGCTCGAATTCGTGTCGGCGAACCCGACCGGCCCGCTGCACGTCGGCCACGGCCGCCAGGCCGCGCTCGGCGACGTGCTCGCGAACGTGATCGCGAGCCAGGGCTACGCGGTGCACCGCGAGTTCTACTACAACGACGCGGGCGTGCAGATCGGCAACCTCGCGATCTCGACGCAGGCGCGCGCGCGCGGCCTGAAGCCGGGCGACGCGGGTTGGCCGGAAGCCGCGTACAACGGCGAATACATCGCCGACATCGCACGCGACTACCTGAACGGCGAAACGGTCGCCGCGTCGGACGGCGAGCCGGTCAAGGGCTCGGGCGACGTCGAGGATCTCGACGCGATCCGCAAGTTCGCGGTCACGTACCTGCGTCGCGAACAGGACATGGACCTGCAGGCGTTCGGCGTGAAGTTCGACCAGTACTACCTCGAGTCGTCGCTGTACAGCGAAGGCCGTGTCGAACAGACGGTCGACGCGCTGATCAAGGCCGGCATGACCTACGAACAGGACGGCGCGCTGTGGCTGCGCACGACCGACGAAGGCGACGACAAGGATCGCGTGATGCGCAAGTCGGACGGCACGTACACGTACTTCGTGCCGGACGTCGCGTACCACGTGGCGAAGTGGGAGCGCGGCTTCACGAAGGTGATCAACATCCAGGGCTCGGACCACCACGGCACGATTGCGCGCGTGCGCGCGGGCCTGCAGGGGCTGCACGTCGGGATCCCGAAGGGCTATCCCGACTACGTGCTGCACAAGATGGTCACCGTGATGCGCGACGGCCAGGAAGTGAAGATCTCGAAGCGCGCGGGCAGCTACGTGACGGTGCGCGACCTGATCGAATGGTCGGGCGGCGCGGCGGCAGGCCAGGAAGCGGCGCCCGACCTGATCGACGAGGCGACCATCACGCGCGGCCGCGACGCGGTGCGTTTCTTCCTGATCTCGCGCAAGGCCGATACCGAGTTCGTGTTCGACATCGATCTCGCGCTGAAACAGAGCGACGAAAACCCGGTCTATTACGTCCAGTACGCGCATGCGCGGATCTGCTCGGTGCTCAACGAATTGAAGTTGCGCTACAACGTCGACGCCGCGCAACTGCCGGGCGCCGACCTGTCGCAGCTCACGAGCGCGCAGGCCGCGTCGCTGATGCAGAAGCTCGCCGAGTATCCGGACATGCTCACGCACGCGGCGAACGAGCTGGCGCCGCACGCGGTCGCGTTCTACCTGCGCGATCTCGCTGGCGAATTCCACTCGTTCTACAATGCTGAGCGCGTGCTGGTCGACGACGAAGCGCCGCGCAATGCGCGCGCCGCGCTCCTCGCCGCGACCCGGCAGGTGCTCGAGAACGGTCTGGCGGTGCTCGGCGTGTCCGCGCCCGCCAAGATGTAA
- a CDS encoding thiol:disulfide interchange protein DsbA/DsbL, with the protein MKKLLSTLLLSLGLVAGFAQATPAAPVSGKDFEVMKSPQPVSAPAGKVEVIEFFWYGCPHCYEFEPTIEAWVKKQGNNIDFKRVPVAFRDDFVPHSKLFYAVSALGISEKVTPAIFNAIHKQKNYLLTPQAQADFLATQGVDKKQFMDAYNSFSVQGQVKQSAELLKNYAIDGVPTVVVQGKYKTGPAYTNSIPGTAQALDYLVKQVQDKKL; encoded by the coding sequence ATGAAAAAACTGCTTAGCACGCTCCTTCTTTCCCTGGGCCTCGTGGCCGGCTTCGCCCAGGCAACGCCTGCCGCGCCGGTTTCCGGCAAGGACTTCGAGGTGATGAAGTCGCCGCAGCCGGTGTCCGCGCCGGCCGGCAAGGTCGAAGTGATCGAGTTCTTCTGGTACGGCTGCCCGCACTGCTACGAATTCGAGCCGACGATCGAGGCCTGGGTGAAGAAGCAGGGCAACAACATCGACTTCAAGCGCGTGCCGGTCGCCTTCCGCGACGATTTCGTCCCGCACTCGAAGCTGTTCTACGCGGTGTCCGCGCTCGGCATCTCCGAGAAGGTCACGCCGGCGATCTTCAACGCGATCCACAAGCAGAAGAACTACCTGCTGACGCCGCAGGCGCAGGCCGACTTCCTGGCCACGCAGGGCGTCGACAAGAAGCAGTTCATGGACGCGTACAACTCGTTCAGCGTGCAAGGCCAGGTGAAGCAGTCGGCCGAGCTGCTGAAGAACTACGCGATCGACGGCGTGCCGACGGTCGTCGTCCAGGGCAAGTACAAGACGGGCCCGGCTTACACGAACAGCATCCCTGGCACCGCGCAGGCGCTGGACTATCTCGTGAAGCAGGTTCAGGACAAGAAGCTCTGA
- a CDS encoding BTH_I0359 family protein — MQMIYNSPNYCVVEFAPQAGHHLMNAGGYEIVDKNAQREIFIDGELAERFRAHVKQLIEDEPSLDEVDEFLGQFDSLMMMPVVLH, encoded by the coding sequence ATGCAAATGATCTACAACAGCCCCAACTACTGCGTCGTCGAATTTGCGCCGCAGGCCGGACATCATCTGATGAATGCCGGCGGATACGAGATCGTCGACAAGAACGCGCAGCGCGAGATCTTCATCGACGGCGAACTTGCCGAACGATTCCGCGCGCACGTGAAGCAGTTGATCGAGGATGAACCGTCGCTCGACGAAGTCGACGAATTCCTCGGGCAATTCGACAGCCTGATGATGATGCCCGTCGTGCTGCACTGA
- a CDS encoding homocysteine S-methyltransferase family protein, which yields MSATPLAASVPLDAPYTRGAALPALLKSRILILDGAMGTMIQRYKLDEAAYRGERFKDFPRDIKGNNELLSLTQPQIIREIHDQYFAAGADIVETNTFGATTVAQADYGMEDLVVEMNVESAKLARESAAKYATPDKPRFVAGAIGPTPKTASISPDVNDPGARNVTFDELRDAYYRQAKALLDGGVDLFLVETIFDTLNAKAALFALDELFEDTGERLPIMISGTVTDASGRILSGQTVEAFWNSLRHAKPLTFGLNCALGAALMRPYIAELAKLCDTYVSCYPNAGLPNPMSDTGFDETPDVTSGLLKEFAQAGLVNLAGGCCGTTPEHIAEIAKALADVKPRRWPNQYSDNA from the coding sequence ATGTCTGCGACCCCTCTCGCCGCTTCCGTCCCGCTCGACGCGCCCTACACGCGCGGCGCCGCACTGCCCGCGCTGCTGAAATCGCGCATCCTGATCCTCGACGGCGCGATGGGCACGATGATCCAGCGCTACAAGCTCGACGAAGCCGCGTATCGCGGCGAGCGCTTCAAGGATTTCCCGCGCGACATCAAGGGCAACAACGAACTGCTGTCGCTCACGCAGCCGCAGATCATCCGCGAGATCCACGACCAGTACTTCGCGGCCGGCGCCGACATCGTCGAAACCAACACGTTCGGCGCGACGACGGTCGCGCAGGCCGACTACGGGATGGAAGATCTCGTCGTCGAGATGAACGTCGAATCGGCGAAGCTCGCGCGCGAATCGGCCGCGAAATACGCGACGCCCGACAAACCGCGCTTCGTCGCGGGCGCGATCGGGCCGACGCCGAAAACGGCGAGCATCTCGCCGGACGTCAACGATCCGGGCGCACGCAACGTCACGTTCGACGAACTGCGCGACGCGTACTACCGGCAGGCGAAGGCCCTGCTTGACGGCGGCGTCGACCTGTTCCTCGTCGAGACGATCTTCGACACGCTGAACGCGAAAGCCGCGCTGTTCGCGCTCGACGAGCTGTTCGAAGATACCGGCGAGCGCCTGCCGATCATGATCTCGGGCACCGTCACGGATGCGTCGGGCCGGATCCTGTCGGGCCAGACGGTCGAGGCGTTCTGGAATTCGCTGCGCCACGCGAAGCCGCTCACGTTCGGCCTGAACTGCGCGCTCGGCGCGGCGCTGATGCGCCCGTACATCGCCGAGCTCGCGAAGCTGTGCGACACCTACGTGTCGTGCTATCCGAACGCGGGCCTGCCGAACCCGATGAGCGACACCGGCTTCGACGAAACGCCGGACGTCACGTCGGGCCTCCTGAAGGAATTCGCGCAGGCCGGGCTCGTGAACCTCGCGGGCGGCTGCTGCGGCACGACGCCCGAGCACATCGCCGAGATCGCGAAGGCGCTCGCCGACGTGAAGCCGCGCCGCTGGCCGAACCAGTACAGCGACAACGCCTGA